One Setaria italica strain Yugu1 chromosome II, Setaria_italica_v2.0, whole genome shotgun sequence DNA segment encodes these proteins:
- the LOC101773429 gene encoding isoflavone 2'-hydroxylase yields MDALNAAIGVTTVLLLLAPLLSLAQALRRGSRARRTPPGPVALPVIGHLHLFKKPLHRTLARLAARHGAVLQLRFGSRRIAVVSSARAAEECLGPHDVAFADRPRLPSGRILSYDWTTMGTASYGPYWRHVRRIAVTEILSVLRVQQFAGVHEREARAMARRLYRAAARGRVRVELKSWLFELLMNAMMGMMCARTYYGGAGEEEVSEEARWFRGMVEETMELSGGASTVWDFLPAWAWWLDVVGVGQQLWRLREGRTKFLQGLIEEQRKEMEKGAPARRTMIGVLLTLQNEDPEACPDHLIRTLCISSLEAGTSTSADTVEWAMSLLLNNPPVLEKARKEIDACIGQPMRLIEATDLPKLHYLRCIIMETFRLYPPAPLLVPHESSTDCTVDGFHIPKGTMLLVNTFAIHRDPELWDEPEKFIPERFENGKSTEGKMFIPFGMGRRRCPAENLGMQMVGLALGTMIQCFDWERVGEDLMDMTEGSGLTLPKEVPLEAFYEPRASLINLLSEI; encoded by the exons ATGGATGCCTTGAACGCCGCCATCGGCGTCACCACTGTCCTCCTCCTACTGGCACCGCTGCTCTCGCTGGCGCAAGCCTTACGACGCGGGAGCAGGGCTCGCCGGACCCCGCCGGGGCCGGTCGCTCTCCCCGTCATCGGCCACCTGCACCTCTTCAAGAAGCCCCTCCACCGCACCCTGGCTCGCCTGGCCGCCCGCCACGGCGCCGTCCTCCAGCTCCGGTTCGGCTCCCGCCGAATCGCCGTCGTGTCGTCGGCGCGGGCCGCCGAGGAGTGCCTGGGCCCGCACGACGTCGCGTTCGCGGACCGCCCCCGGCTGCCGTCGGGGCGGATCCTCTCCTACGACTGGACCACCATGGGCACCGCCAGCTACGGGCCCTACTGGCGCCACGTCCGCCGCATCGCCGTCACCGAGATCCTCTCCGTGCTCCGGGTGCAGCAGTTCGCCGGCGTCCACGAGCGCGAGGCGCGGGCCATGGCGCGGCGCCTCTACCGCGCTGCGGCCCGCGGCCGCGTGCGGGTGGAGCTCAAGTCGTGGCTGTTCGAGCTGCTCATGAACGCCATGATGGGGATGATGTGCGCGCGGACGTactacggcggcgccggcgaggaggaggtgagcGAGGAGGCGCGGTGGTTCCGGGGGATGGTGGAGGAGACGATGGAGCTGAGCGGCGGCGCGTCGACGGTGTGGGACTTCCTCCCGGCGTGGGCGTGGTGGCTGGACGTGGTCGGGGTGGGGCAGCAGCTGTGGCGGCTCCGGGAGGGCCGGACGAAGTTCTTGCAGGGGCTAATCGAGGAGcagaggaaggagatggagaagggCGCGCCGGCCAGGAGGACCATGATCGGGGTGCTGCTGACGCTGCAGAACGAGGACCCCGAGGCCTGCCCGGACCACCTCATCCGCACCCTGTGCATT AGCTCCCTAGAAGCTGGAACAAGTAcatcagcagatacagtcgaATGGGCTATGTCGCTCCTGCTAAACAACCCTCCGGTGCTGGAAAAAGCTCGCAAAGAGATCGATGCATGCATAGGGCAACCAATGCGCCTAATCGAGGCGACCGATCTACCGAAGCTGCACTACCTTCGGTGCATCATCATGGAGACCTTTCGTCTGTACCCACCAGCACCACTCCTTGTTCCTCATGAATCCTCAACGGACTGCACGGTGGACGGGTTCCATATCCCCAAGGGGACAATGCTCCTAGTGAATACGTTCGCAATCCATAGGGATCCTGAGCTGTGGGATGAACCGGAAAAGTTCATCCCAGAAAG GTTTGAGAATGGGAAGAGTACTGAAGGTAAGATGTTCATCCCATTCGGTATGGGAAGGCGACGATGTCCGGCGGAGAACTTGGGCATGCAGATGGTTGGTCTTGCTCTTGGAACTATGATCCAGTGCTTCGATTGGGAAAGAGTTGGGGAGGATCTTATGGACATGACGGAGGGCTCTGGCCTAACCTTGCCGAAAGAGGTGCCTCTGGAGGCCTTCTATGAACCCCGTGCTTCTCTGATCAATCTTCTTTCAGAGATTTAG